From a region of the Natator depressus isolate rNatDep1 chromosome 15, rNatDep2.hap1, whole genome shotgun sequence genome:
- the PISD gene encoding phosphatidylserine decarboxylase proenzyme, mitochondrial isoform X1: protein MVRCCKALSNPPLSCYNLRKVKIHVRRLRSGNSGSCAGEQHPQLESPGPAGSAGGTPNRRARFRLQFPQLALRRRLGQLSCMSRPALKLRSWPLTILYYLLPFGALKPLTRVGWRPMSRVSLYKSVPTRLLSRAWGRLNQVELPTWLRKPVYSLYIWTFGVNMKEAAVEDLHHYRNLSEFFRRKLKPQSRPVCCYHSVISPSDGKILNFGQVKNCEVEQVKGVTYSLESFLGPCTSTEDVQFSQTSSCNSFQNQLVTKEGNELYHCVIYLAPGDYHCFHSPTDWRVSHRRHFPGSLMSVNPGVARWIKELFCHNERVVLTGDWKHGFFSLTAVGATNVGSIRIYFDRDLHTNSPCYSKGSYNDFSFITNNNKEGIPMRKGEHLGEFNLGSTIVLIFEAPKDFNFHLKPGQKIRFGEALGSL, encoded by the exons ATGGTGAGATGCTGTAAAGCTTTATCTAACCCTCCTCTCTCTTGCTACAACCTCCGCAAAGTTAAAATTCATGTCCGAAGGCTACGTTCAGGGAACAGTGGCAGCTGTGCCGGGGAGCAGCACCCGCAACTGGAGAGTCCAGGCCCAGCTGGCTCTGCCGGGGGCACACCAAATAGGAGAGCCCGTTTCAG GTTGCAATTCCCCCAGCTGGCCCTGAGGCGGAGGTTGGGCCAGCTGAGCTGTATGTCTAGGCCTGCTCTGAAACTCCGTTCTTGGCCTCTGACTATTCTCTATTATCTTCTGCCTTTCGGTGCTCTTAAACCCTTGACCAGAGTGGGATGGAGGCCTATGAGCAGG GTTTCTCTGTACAAATCCGTACCAACACGACTGCTTTCACGAGCCTGGGGTCGTCTGAACCAGGTCGAGCTGCCCACCTGGCTCCGGAAGCCTGTCTACAGCCTGTATATCTGGACATTTGGAGTGAACATGAAAGAAGCAGCTGTCGAAGATCTTCATCACTATAGAAACCTGAGCGAGTTCTTCCGCAGGAAGCTGAAGCCCCAGTCCCGGCCAGTCTGCTGCTATCACAGTGTG ATCAGTCCCTCAGATGGAAAGATTCTGAACTTTGGACAAGTGAAAAACTGCGAAGTGGAACAGGTGAAGGGTGTCACCTACTCGCTGGAGTCCTTCCTGGGTCCGTGCACCAGCACAGAAGACGTGCAGTTTAGCCAAA CCTCATCCTGCAACTCATTCCAGAACCAGCTAGTCACAAAGGAGGGGAACGAGCTCTATCACTGTGTCATCTACCTGGCGCCTGGGGACTATCACTGCTTCCACTCGCCCACTGACTGGAGAGTGTCGCACAGACGCCACTTCCCAG GCTCCCTGATGTCTGTGAATCCTGGTGTTGCCCGCTGGATCAAGGAACTCTTCTGCCATAATGAGCGGGTTGTACTTACTGGTGATTGGAAACATGGCTTTTTTTCCCTAACAGCGGTAGGAGCCACAAATGTTGGCTCCATCCGCATCTACTTCGACCGG GATTTGCATACTAACAGCCCCTGTTACTCTAAAGGCTCTTACAATGACTTCAGCTTTATAACCAACAATAACAAAGAGGGCATCCCCATGAGGAAAGGAGAACATTTAGGGGAGTTTAACCTGGGCTCGACCATCGTTCTAATCTTCGAGGCACCCAAGGACTTCAACTTCCACCTCAAACCTGGACAGAAAATCCGCTTTGGAGAGGCCCTGGGGTCCCTTTAG
- the PISD gene encoding phosphatidylserine decarboxylase proenzyme, mitochondrial isoform X4, producing the protein MSRPALKLRSWPLTILYYLLPFGALKPLTRVGWRPMSRVSLYKSVPTRLLSRAWGRLNQVELPTWLRKPVYSLYIWTFGVNMKEAAVEDLHHYRNLSEFFRRKLKPQSRPVCCYHSVISPSDGKILNFGQVKNCEVEQVKGVTYSLESFLGPCTSTEDVQFSQTSSCNSFQNQLVTKEGNELYHCVIYLAPGDYHCFHSPTDWRVSHRRHFPGSLMSVNPGVARWIKELFCHNERVVLTGDWKHGFFSLTAVGATNVGSIRIYFDRDLHTNSPCYSKGSYNDFSFITNNNKEGIPMRKGEHLGEFNLGSTIVLIFEAPKDFNFHLKPGQKIRFGEALGSL; encoded by the exons ATGTCTAGGCCTGCTCTGAAACTCCGTTCTTGGCCTCTGACTATTCTCTATTATCTTCTGCCTTTCGGTGCTCTTAAACCCTTGACCAGAGTGGGATGGAGGCCTATGAGCAGG GTTTCTCTGTACAAATCCGTACCAACACGACTGCTTTCACGAGCCTGGGGTCGTCTGAACCAGGTCGAGCTGCCCACCTGGCTCCGGAAGCCTGTCTACAGCCTGTATATCTGGACATTTGGAGTGAACATGAAAGAAGCAGCTGTCGAAGATCTTCATCACTATAGAAACCTGAGCGAGTTCTTCCGCAGGAAGCTGAAGCCCCAGTCCCGGCCAGTCTGCTGCTATCACAGTGTG ATCAGTCCCTCAGATGGAAAGATTCTGAACTTTGGACAAGTGAAAAACTGCGAAGTGGAACAGGTGAAGGGTGTCACCTACTCGCTGGAGTCCTTCCTGGGTCCGTGCACCAGCACAGAAGACGTGCAGTTTAGCCAAA CCTCATCCTGCAACTCATTCCAGAACCAGCTAGTCACAAAGGAGGGGAACGAGCTCTATCACTGTGTCATCTACCTGGCGCCTGGGGACTATCACTGCTTCCACTCGCCCACTGACTGGAGAGTGTCGCACAGACGCCACTTCCCAG GCTCCCTGATGTCTGTGAATCCTGGTGTTGCCCGCTGGATCAAGGAACTCTTCTGCCATAATGAGCGGGTTGTACTTACTGGTGATTGGAAACATGGCTTTTTTTCCCTAACAGCGGTAGGAGCCACAAATGTTGGCTCCATCCGCATCTACTTCGACCGG GATTTGCATACTAACAGCCCCTGTTACTCTAAAGGCTCTTACAATGACTTCAGCTTTATAACCAACAATAACAAAGAGGGCATCCCCATGAGGAAAGGAGAACATTTAGGGGAGTTTAACCTGGGCTCGACCATCGTTCTAATCTTCGAGGCACCCAAGGACTTCAACTTCCACCTCAAACCTGGACAGAAAATCCGCTTTGGAGAGGCCCTGGGGTCCCTTTAG
- the PISD gene encoding phosphatidylserine decarboxylase proenzyme, mitochondrial isoform X3, producing MMCQSNTLQGPDLHAGKWLQFPQLALRRRLGQLSCMSRPALKLRSWPLTILYYLLPFGALKPLTRVGWRPMSRVSLYKSVPTRLLSRAWGRLNQVELPTWLRKPVYSLYIWTFGVNMKEAAVEDLHHYRNLSEFFRRKLKPQSRPVCCYHSVISPSDGKILNFGQVKNCEVEQVKGVTYSLESFLGPCTSTEDVQFSQTSSCNSFQNQLVTKEGNELYHCVIYLAPGDYHCFHSPTDWRVSHRRHFPGSLMSVNPGVARWIKELFCHNERVVLTGDWKHGFFSLTAVGATNVGSIRIYFDRDLHTNSPCYSKGSYNDFSFITNNNKEGIPMRKGEHLGEFNLGSTIVLIFEAPKDFNFHLKPGQKIRFGEALGSL from the exons ATGATGTGTCAGTCAAACACCCTGCAgggaccagatctgcacgcagggAAATG GTTGCAATTCCCCCAGCTGGCCCTGAGGCGGAGGTTGGGCCAGCTGAGCTGTATGTCTAGGCCTGCTCTGAAACTCCGTTCTTGGCCTCTGACTATTCTCTATTATCTTCTGCCTTTCGGTGCTCTTAAACCCTTGACCAGAGTGGGATGGAGGCCTATGAGCAGG GTTTCTCTGTACAAATCCGTACCAACACGACTGCTTTCACGAGCCTGGGGTCGTCTGAACCAGGTCGAGCTGCCCACCTGGCTCCGGAAGCCTGTCTACAGCCTGTATATCTGGACATTTGGAGTGAACATGAAAGAAGCAGCTGTCGAAGATCTTCATCACTATAGAAACCTGAGCGAGTTCTTCCGCAGGAAGCTGAAGCCCCAGTCCCGGCCAGTCTGCTGCTATCACAGTGTG ATCAGTCCCTCAGATGGAAAGATTCTGAACTTTGGACAAGTGAAAAACTGCGAAGTGGAACAGGTGAAGGGTGTCACCTACTCGCTGGAGTCCTTCCTGGGTCCGTGCACCAGCACAGAAGACGTGCAGTTTAGCCAAA CCTCATCCTGCAACTCATTCCAGAACCAGCTAGTCACAAAGGAGGGGAACGAGCTCTATCACTGTGTCATCTACCTGGCGCCTGGGGACTATCACTGCTTCCACTCGCCCACTGACTGGAGAGTGTCGCACAGACGCCACTTCCCAG GCTCCCTGATGTCTGTGAATCCTGGTGTTGCCCGCTGGATCAAGGAACTCTTCTGCCATAATGAGCGGGTTGTACTTACTGGTGATTGGAAACATGGCTTTTTTTCCCTAACAGCGGTAGGAGCCACAAATGTTGGCTCCATCCGCATCTACTTCGACCGG GATTTGCATACTAACAGCCCCTGTTACTCTAAAGGCTCTTACAATGACTTCAGCTTTATAACCAACAATAACAAAGAGGGCATCCCCATGAGGAAAGGAGAACATTTAGGGGAGTTTAACCTGGGCTCGACCATCGTTCTAATCTTCGAGGCACCCAAGGACTTCAACTTCCACCTCAAACCTGGACAGAAAATCCGCTTTGGAGAGGCCCTGGGGTCCCTTTAG